A portion of the Nitratidesulfovibrio termitidis HI1 genome contains these proteins:
- a CDS encoding Crp/Fnr family transcriptional regulator: MTQQNRRIIERLPLFDGLSDTQLEGLAGIVVDRRVDKGQMIFFESSPAEGFYVVAEGRVKIFKTAPDGREAVMHVMGPGETFGEVAVFQGGTFPAHAMAVENARVLFLPRKGLVDRITRDPTLAMNMLAALSRKLRVFTTKVESLTLHETPQRLAAYLLHASELKGDADTFRLDMAKGVLAGMLGTARETLSRCLGKLAERGAVSVDGREVTIVDRDYLQALADGDETL; encoded by the coding sequence GTGACCCAGCAGAACCGCCGCATCATCGAACGCCTGCCCCTTTTCGACGGGCTTTCCGACACCCAACTGGAAGGGCTTGCGGGCATCGTGGTGGACCGCCGCGTGGACAAGGGCCAGATGATCTTTTTCGAGTCCTCTCCGGCAGAGGGCTTCTACGTGGTGGCCGAGGGCCGCGTGAAGATATTCAAGACCGCGCCGGACGGGCGCGAAGCCGTGATGCACGTGATGGGCCCCGGCGAAACCTTTGGCGAGGTGGCGGTGTTCCAGGGCGGCACCTTTCCCGCCCACGCCATGGCCGTGGAGAACGCCCGCGTGCTGTTTCTGCCGCGCAAGGGGCTGGTGGACCGCATCACCCGCGACCCCACCCTGGCCATGAACATGCTGGCCGCGCTGTCGCGCAAGCTGCGCGTGTTCACGACCAAGGTCGAGTCCCTGACCCTGCACGAAACCCCGCAACGCCTTGCCGCCTATCTGTTGCACGCCAGCGAACTGAAGGGCGATGCCGACACCTTCCGGCTGGACATGGCCAAGGGGGTGCTGGCGGGCATGCTGGGCACCGCGCGCGAGACGCTTTCGCGCTGCCTCGGAAAGCTGGCCGAACGAGGGGCCGTTTCCGTGGACGGGCGCGAGGTGACCATCGTCGATCGCGACTATCTGCAGGCCCTGGCTGACGGAGACGAGACACTGTAA
- the gltX gene encoding glutamate--tRNA ligase — MTKVVTRFAPSPTGHLHIGGARTAIFNWLLARHFGGTFLLRIEDTDQERSLQEYTDSILASMRWLGLDWDGDLICQSRRFDIYNGYIDRMLETGHAYWCECSPEEVEQMRETARARGLKPKYDGRCRERGLGPGPGRVVRLKAPLTGRVVFEDVVKGTLAFDAAELDDMVLRRSDGTPTYNMAVVVDDATMGVTHVLRGDDHVSNTPKQVLIYQALGLPLPVFGHVPMILGPDKKKLSKRHGARAVIEYEQDGLLPQALVNYLVRLGWSFGDQEIFALQELVEKFTTDNLNSAPAAFDPDKLQWLNAHYLRETPVDELARLAAPFVKAEGFDVAPERLAALAPLFRERASNLADLARVMRFMLVDAAALEYDPAAVAKALTAEGKAHVATLRGLLEKAEPFDKATLEKVVHDYVEQGGLKFKQVGPPLRVALAGSLGGPGLPEIMEVLGRVETLARLDRAATLA, encoded by the coding sequence ATGACCAAGGTCGTCACGCGCTTCGCGCCGAGCCCCACCGGGCACCTGCACATCGGCGGCGCGCGCACCGCCATCTTCAACTGGCTGTTGGCCCGTCACTTTGGCGGCACCTTTCTGCTGCGCATCGAAGACACCGACCAGGAACGCTCGCTGCAGGAGTACACCGACTCCATCCTGGCCTCCATGCGCTGGCTGGGCCTGGACTGGGACGGCGACCTCATCTGCCAGAGCAGGCGTTTCGACATCTACAACGGCTACATCGACCGCATGCTGGAAACCGGTCACGCCTACTGGTGCGAATGCTCGCCCGAAGAAGTGGAGCAGATGCGCGAAACGGCGCGCGCGCGCGGCCTGAAGCCCAAGTACGACGGGCGCTGCCGCGAACGCGGTCTTGGCCCCGGCCCCGGTCGGGTGGTGCGCCTGAAGGCCCCGCTGACCGGGCGCGTGGTGTTCGAGGACGTGGTGAAGGGCACCCTGGCCTTCGACGCGGCGGAACTGGACGACATGGTGCTGCGCCGTTCCGACGGCACGCCCACCTACAACATGGCCGTGGTGGTGGACGACGCCACCATGGGCGTCACCCACGTGCTGCGCGGCGACGACCACGTGTCCAACACGCCCAAGCAGGTGCTGATCTACCAGGCGCTGGGGCTGCCGCTGCCGGTGTTCGGCCACGTGCCCATGATCCTTGGCCCGGACAAGAAGAAGCTGTCCAAGCGTCACGGCGCCCGCGCGGTCATCGAGTACGAGCAGGACGGCCTGTTGCCCCAGGCGCTGGTGAACTATCTGGTGCGCCTTGGCTGGTCGTTCGGCGATCAGGAAATCTTCGCGCTGCAGGAACTGGTGGAAAAGTTCACCACCGACAACCTGAACAGCGCCCCCGCCGCCTTCGACCCGGACAAACTGCAGTGGCTGAACGCCCACTACCTGCGCGAGACCCCGGTGGACGAACTGGCCCGGCTGGCTGCCCCCTTCGTGAAGGCGGAAGGCTTCGACGTGGCCCCGGAACGGTTGGCCGCGCTTGCGCCCCTGTTCCGCGAGCGCGCCTCGAACCTGGCCGATCTGGCCAGGGTGATGCGCTTCATGCTGGTGGACGCCGCCGCGCTGGAATACGACCCCGCCGCCGTGGCCAAGGCCCTGACTGCCGAGGGCAAGGCCCATGTGGCGACCCTGCGCGGGCTGCTGGAGAAGGCGGAGCCCTTCGACAAGGCCACGCTGGAAAAGGTGGTGCACGACTACGTGGAGCAGGGCGGCCTGAAGTTCAAGCAGGTTGGCCCGCCGCTGCGCGTGGCCCTGGCGGGTTCGCTGGGCGGCCCCGGCCTGCCCGAGATCATGGAAGTGCTGGGCCGGGTCGAAACCCTGGCCCGCCTCGACCGGGCGGCAACGCTGGCGTAG
- a CDS encoding NifU family protein has product MSDAIHERVQAALDKVRPYLQGDGGDVELVEITADGVVRVRLTGACKGCPMSQQTLKGGVERMVLKEVAEVKRVEAV; this is encoded by the coding sequence ATGTCCGATGCCATTCATGAAAGGGTGCAGGCCGCCCTCGACAAGGTCCGTCCCTATCTGCAGGGCGACGGCGGCGACGTCGAACTGGTGGAAATCACCGCCGACGGCGTGGTCCGCGTGCGCCTGACCGGCGCGTGCAAGGGCTGCCCCATGTCGCAGCAGACCCTGAAGGGCGGCGTGGAGCGCATGGTGCTGAAGGAAGTGGCCGAGGTGAAGCGCGTCGAGGCCGTGTAG